From the Kallotenue papyrolyticum genome, the window GCAGAACAACCTGCGCGAGATCGACGTGGACATTCCGCTGGGGGTGTTTGTCGCCGTGACCGGCGTCTCCGGCTCGGGCAAGTCCTCGCTGATCAGCGAGACGCTCTATCCGGCGCTGGCAGCGCGGCTCAACCGCGCGCAGCTCCGTCCGGGCAAGCACCGCGCCCTGGAGGGCCTGGAACAGCTCGACAAAGTGATCGACATCGATCAGTCGCCGATTGGCCGCACGCCGCGCTCCAACCCCGCTACCTACGTCAAACTCTTCGATCTGATCCGCGAAGTCTTTGCGCAGACGCCGGAAGCCAGGCTGCGCGGCTACGATCCCGGACGCTTCTCGTTCAATCTCAAGGGTGGTCGCTGCGAGGCCTGTGAGGGCAACGGCGAGAAAAAGATCGAGATGCACTTTTTGGCCGACGTCTGGGTGCGCTGCGATGTCTGCAAGGGCAAGCGCTACAACCGCGAAACGCTGCAGGTGCGCTATAAAGGCAAGACCATCGCCGATGTGCTGGACATGGACGTGCAGACCGCGCTGGAGTTTTTCGAAAACGTTCCGCGTATCCGGCGCATCCTCCAGACGCTGCACGACGTGGGCCTGGACTACATCAAACTGGGGCAGTCGGCGACGACGCTGTCGGGCGGCGAGGCGCAGCGCGTCAAGCTGGCCAAAGAGCTGTGTCGCGTGGCGACCGGCCGCACGATCTACATTCTGGACGAGCCCACTACCGGCCTCCATTTCGCCGATGTGCAGAATCTGCTGACGGTGCTGCACCGCCTGGTAGCGGCCGGCAACACCGTGATCGTGATCGAGCACAACCTGGATGTGATCAAGACCGCCGACTGGATCATTGACATGGGACCGGAAGGCGGCGCAGGCGGTGGATTGGTGGTGGCGCAGGGCACACCCGAACAGGTCGCGCAGGTCGCCGAGTCGCACACCGGTCGCTTTCTGCGCGAGCTGCTCGCGCCCGCGAGCGCTGCCAATGGTTCTGGCGACGCCGCGCGTCGGCCAGAACGCAACGGCCAGCCGACAGATGGCCTGCTCGGGGCGGCGCAGCGGCAGACGACGAGCAATGGCAAGGCCAATGGCTCCCCGCCGGCGCGCGAGCCCTCGCACGCGGCAGACGCTGCGGCGTGAGAGCGATGCGCAGCGCCAGCCCTTGCTCGTGAGCGGGGATCAAGGGGGCTGCGCAGCCACCCATGGCGCTGTCGCCGGCGCGCGAGCTTTTGACGCCGCAGGCGTCTGCGGCTACACTTGGCGCGACGGCTGGGGCGCAGACCATGCCGGTGCTGGCAGAAGGAAGGAACAGCCATGCGCATCGCGATCATCTCGGATCTGCACGGCAACCTGGTCGCGTTGGAGGCGGTGCTCGCCGACATTGCGCGCGAAGCGATCGATCAGCTCCTGTGCCTGGGCGATGTGGCGCTGCTGGGTCCGCAGCCGCGCGCAACGATCGCCCGGCTGCAGGCCACGGGCTGTCCGGTGATCATGGGCAACACCGATGCCTGGCTGCTGGAGCCGCAGTTTCCCACAACCAACGATCAGGAACAGCGTCGCCACCATGACATCGCGCGCTGGACGCTGGAGCAACTCGGTGATGCCGAGCGTGCCTTTCTACGCTCCTTCCAGCCCACGCTCCGACTGGAGCTGGGCCCAGGGGTGACGCTCCTGGCGTTCCACGGCTCGCCGCGCTCCAACACCGAGGTCATCCGCGCCACCACGCCCGATGAAGCGTTGGCCGCCATGCTGGCGGGCGACGACGCGACGATCTTTGTCGGTGGCCATACGCACGAGCCGTTGCTGCGCCGCTGGCAGGATGCCATCGTGCTCAATCCCGGCAGCGTGGGTCTGCCGCGCGAAACGCGGCGCGCCACCGGTGCGCTGCGTAACCCGCCCTGGGCCGAGTATGCGCTGGTGAGTTACACGGCGGGGCATCTCTATATCGACCTGCGGCGCGTGCCGATCGATCTCCGGGCGTTGGAGGCCGCGACGCGCGCCAGTGGCATGCCACATAGCGACTGGTGGCTCGCCGGCTGGACAACGTGAGGCGCGCATGGGGCGTGGCGCGTTCGAGCACAACTACCAGAGCCTGCGCGTGCCGGCCTTGTCCGTGCCAGCGTATGACCTCCAGCCGACGCGGCTGGCCTTGGACTGGCCGACGCCGACAGCCCTCAGCACGGTCCACCTGTTCTGCG encodes:
- a CDS encoding metallophosphoesterase family protein is translated as MRIAIISDLHGNLVALEAVLADIAREAIDQLLCLGDVALLGPQPRATIARLQATGCPVIMGNTDAWLLEPQFPTTNDQEQRRHHDIARWTLEQLGDAERAFLRSFQPTLRLELGPGVTLLAFHGSPRSNTEVIRATTPDEALAAMLAGDDATIFVGGHTHEPLLRRWQDAIVLNPGSVGLPRETRRATGALRNPPWAEYALVSYTAGHLYIDLRRVPIDLRALEAATRASGMPHSDWWLAGWTT